The Brachybacterium huguangmaarense genome contains a region encoding:
- a CDS encoding glycoside hydrolase family 2 TIM barrel-domain containing protein produces the protein MSIAARTSAVLPLAADDRPWEALPAGANRLPGRAHLHTDAPELSLDGIWDFRFGHRADGSDLGEPTSIEVPGLWQLQGRDGRSALEDGHPFGAPQYTNVVYPIPLDVPHVPDDNPTGLYSRHVSVPAAWRERIADGDRVLLRFQGVDSCGTVWVDGTRVGTTAGSRLSQEFDVTELLTGGDEHTLDVLVNQWSVNTYLEDQDMWWTSGIFRSVDLLLRPAGGVHDLVVVADFDPSTRDGSLRIDATGEDGAPLTARIRVPELGLEATTGEDVVVEAPAPWSAESPRLYDATVTALGDGGEEIETVSLRLGFRRVEVDGEVLRVNGERIVFRGVNRHEVDRWGGRTQNLADQDTDIALMKRHNVNAVRTSHYPPHQRFLDLCDEAGLYVICEGDFEAHGFHADVTGEDSSGKAARPADDERFADALVERTDRFVHRDRHHASIVLWSIGNEASTGRNTEAMIARVRELDATRPVIYEQDYLAEHVDVFSLMYPSVDETEQIGRRALSEQFTARLRSMLEDLGVDPEGRPLADPPALTKPFVWIEYAHAMGNGAGSLREYFALTERYPALQGGFIWEWIDHGLVTRDAEGTTIDGYGGDFGERLHDANFVADGLVLPDRTPSPALLDMKHWYSPIGLEVEPDRVRLTNRRAFTDTADLVVEVSTDGQRTWRELPVDPVAPGAAADLELPAHDGPVTTVRVTTRETQGPVPAGHVVVVADHVDHERLAATLPVPGDATAPVREDGVITLGPAVFDTLGGLVRLGGLEVRSAGVDLWRAPVDNERAFTENPLEVRWRRLGLDVARTRTVAVDLTNAGLTVTRRLGLDGTSLGADLTERFTSDGSTLAVEVTVVPDATWPSDLPLPRIGWTLAIEGAPGEVDLLGRGPHEAYPDTGGGTTTALWHLGIDELNTPYVFPQENGNRAGTHRADIRTGSRSLRVMAPESLGLAVHPWSSAELDRAGHDAQLRPDGLTWVTLSAALQGVGSAACGPAPLPEYVLTARPASFRFDLTPDA, from the coding sequence GTGAGCATCGCCGCCCGCACGTCCGCGGTCCTCCCCCTCGCTGCCGACGACCGCCCCTGGGAGGCGCTCCCGGCAGGCGCGAACCGTCTTCCCGGCCGCGCGCACCTGCACACCGACGCCCCCGAGCTGAGCCTCGACGGCATATGGGACTTCCGCTTCGGCCATCGGGCCGACGGCTCCGACCTCGGCGAGCCCACGAGCATCGAGGTGCCCGGCCTGTGGCAGCTGCAGGGACGCGACGGCCGCAGCGCCCTCGAGGACGGCCACCCCTTCGGCGCCCCGCAGTACACGAACGTCGTCTACCCCATCCCGCTCGACGTGCCGCACGTACCCGACGACAACCCCACCGGCCTGTACTCGCGGCACGTGTCGGTGCCCGCGGCGTGGCGCGAGCGCATCGCCGACGGCGACCGGGTGCTGCTGCGCTTCCAGGGCGTGGACTCGTGCGGCACCGTCTGGGTCGACGGCACCCGGGTGGGCACGACCGCCGGGAGCCGCCTCTCCCAGGAGTTCGACGTGACGGAGCTGCTCACGGGCGGCGACGAGCACACGCTCGACGTGCTCGTGAACCAGTGGAGCGTCAACACGTACCTCGAGGACCAGGACATGTGGTGGACCTCGGGGATCTTCCGCAGCGTCGACCTGCTGCTGCGGCCGGCCGGGGGCGTCCACGACCTCGTCGTCGTCGCCGACTTCGACCCCTCCACGCGCGACGGCTCGCTGCGGATCGACGCGACCGGCGAGGACGGCGCCCCGCTCACGGCACGGATCCGGGTGCCCGAGCTGGGCCTCGAGGCCACGACCGGCGAGGACGTCGTGGTCGAGGCGCCCGCGCCGTGGAGCGCCGAGTCGCCGCGCCTGTACGACGCGACCGTCACCGCTCTCGGCGACGGCGGCGAGGAGATCGAGACGGTGTCGCTGCGTCTGGGCTTCCGGCGCGTCGAGGTCGACGGCGAGGTGCTCCGTGTCAACGGCGAGCGCATCGTGTTCCGCGGCGTCAACCGTCACGAGGTCGACCGCTGGGGCGGCCGCACCCAGAACCTCGCGGATCAGGACACGGACATCGCGCTCATGAAGCGCCATAACGTCAACGCCGTCCGCACCTCCCACTACCCGCCCCATCAGCGCTTCCTCGACCTGTGCGACGAGGCCGGGCTCTACGTGATCTGCGAGGGCGACTTCGAGGCCCACGGCTTCCACGCCGACGTCACGGGAGAGGACTCGTCCGGCAAGGCCGCGCGCCCGGCCGACGACGAACGGTTCGCCGACGCGCTCGTCGAGCGCACCGATCGCTTCGTGCACCGCGACCGCCACCACGCCAGCATCGTGCTCTGGTCGATCGGCAACGAGGCCTCGACGGGGCGCAACACCGAGGCGATGATCGCGCGCGTCCGCGAGCTCGACGCGACCCGGCCGGTCATCTACGAGCAGGACTACCTCGCCGAGCACGTCGACGTCTTCTCGCTCATGTACCCGAGCGTCGACGAGACCGAGCAGATCGGCCGGCGGGCGCTGAGCGAGCAGTTCACGGCCCGGCTGCGCAGCATGCTCGAGGACCTCGGGGTCGACCCCGAGGGGCGCCCGCTCGCGGACCCGCCCGCCCTGACCAAGCCCTTCGTCTGGATCGAGTACGCGCACGCGATGGGCAACGGCGCGGGGTCCCTGCGCGAGTACTTCGCGCTGACCGAGCGCTATCCCGCGCTCCAGGGCGGCTTCATCTGGGAGTGGATCGACCACGGCCTGGTCACGCGGGACGCCGAGGGCACCACGATCGACGGCTACGGCGGCGACTTCGGCGAGCGCCTGCACGACGCGAACTTCGTGGCCGACGGGCTCGTGCTGCCCGACCGCACGCCCTCGCCCGCCCTGCTCGACATGAAGCACTGGTACTCGCCGATCGGCCTCGAGGTCGAGCCGGACCGGGTGCGCCTGACCAACCGCCGCGCGTTCACCGACACTGCGGACCTCGTGGTCGAGGTCTCGACCGACGGCCAGCGCACGTGGCGCGAGCTCCCCGTCGACCCGGTGGCCCCCGGCGCCGCGGCCGACCTCGAGCTGCCCGCCCACGACGGGCCCGTCACGACCGTGCGCGTCACGACCCGCGAGACGCAGGGCCCGGTGCCCGCCGGGCACGTGGTCGTGGTCGCCGACCACGTGGACCACGAGCGTCTGGCCGCGACCCTTCCGGTCCCCGGCGACGCGACCGCCCCCGTCCGGGAGGACGGCGTCATCACCCTGGGCCCGGCCGTGTTCGACACGCTCGGCGGCCTCGTGCGCCTGGGCGGCCTCGAGGTCCGCTCCGCCGGCGTGGACCTGTGGCGGGCTCCCGTCGACAACGAGCGGGCCTTCACCGAGAACCCCCTCGAGGTCCGGTGGAGGCGCCTCGGGCTCGACGTCGCCCGCACCCGCACCGTCGCGGTCGACCTCACGAACGCGGGCCTCACGGTGACCCGCCGGCTGGGCCTGGACGGGACCTCGCTCGGCGCGGACCTCACCGAGCGCTTCACGAGCGACGGGAGCACCCTCGCGGTCGAGGTGACGGTCGTGCCCGACGCGACCTGGCCCTCCGACCTGCCGCTGCCCCGCATCGGATGGACCCTCGCGATCGAGGGCGCGCCCGGCGAGGTGGACCTCCTGGGCCGCGGCCCGCACGAGGCCTACCCCGACACGGGCGGCGGCACCACGACGGCCCTGTGGCACCTCGGGATCGACGAGCTCAACACGCCGTACGTGTTCCCGCAGGAGAACGGCAACCGCGCCGGGACCCACCGCGCGGACATCCGCACGGGCTCCCGGAGCCTGCGCGTCATGGCGCCCGAGTCCCTCGGGCTGGCGGTGCACCCGTGGTCCTCGGCCGAGCTCGACCGGGCCGGGCACGACGCGCAGCTGCGCCCCGACGGCCTGACCTGGGTGACACTCTCGGCGGCGCTGCAGGGCGTGGGATCGGCCGCGTGCGGACCGGCCCCGCTCCCGGAGTACGTGCTGACGGCCCGCCCCGCGAGCTTCCGCTTCGATCTGACGCCCGACGCCTGA
- a CDS encoding PQQ-like beta-propeller repeat protein, with amino-acid sequence MLLSLAVALAAVGAVCWIVGEHRLQAPLRLLGGAIAGLALGPLVLVVAGRVRRGRVVAVALAVFAALALTVPAVLAHRVGTLDGVEPAGLAPLGADDQVVSVAGTDEPSAILVRRAAGASQLVAADGTAVTDLATAAGAVAALSADGRYVTVAHAGSTRVASASNPARSRTVVGTPVGLVGDVLVVRVCADERCDERGYDLRGTGPLDEPTWTVDVDVDAPVADAEGAALTIGGPAPSAADVGRQAGVLPDAVVRRAAGQGWAWVDPATGHLHGRVIAPDDGSCRVVAPASLDDDGAVPPVVAVCAAADGALTASASRDGAPLWTSDASAPGDWTVRIDGGRVIADGTQSETGTGGEIVATEHDAAWSEPGGETVAEAGPYRAQVGVDGMDVARVTAAGQAIAHDIATGETVWAEPVSEQGGPLRGALGARTAVLLDTEARTDALDPRAATRLRVIDSATGEVTVDGWSPHPVQDVRPVSAGRALVLVDDRMLLVGV; translated from the coding sequence GTGCTCCTCTCGCTCGCCGTGGCCCTCGCCGCCGTCGGCGCGGTCTGCTGGATCGTGGGCGAGCATCGGCTGCAGGCCCCCCTGCGCCTGCTCGGCGGCGCGATCGCCGGCCTGGCGCTGGGGCCGCTCGTCCTGGTCGTCGCCGGCCGGGTACGACGAGGCCGCGTGGTGGCCGTGGCGCTCGCGGTCTTCGCCGCGCTCGCCCTCACGGTCCCCGCTGTGCTCGCCCACCGGGTCGGCACGCTCGACGGCGTCGAGCCGGCGGGCCTCGCCCCTCTCGGCGCCGACGACCAGGTGGTCTCGGTCGCCGGCACGGACGAGCCCTCCGCGATCCTGGTGCGCCGCGCGGCAGGCGCCTCCCAGCTGGTCGCCGCCGACGGCACGGCCGTCACCGACCTCGCGACCGCGGCGGGGGCCGTCGCCGCGCTCTCGGCCGACGGCCGCTACGTGACGGTCGCCCATGCCGGGAGCACCCGGGTGGCGTCGGCCTCGAACCCTGCGCGCTCGCGCACGGTGGTCGGCACCCCGGTCGGCCTCGTGGGCGACGTGCTCGTGGTGCGGGTCTGCGCCGACGAGCGCTGCGACGAGCGCGGCTACGACCTGCGGGGGACCGGCCCCCTCGACGAGCCGACATGGACGGTCGACGTGGACGTCGACGCCCCCGTCGCCGACGCCGAGGGCGCCGCGCTCACGATCGGCGGGCCCGCACCCTCTGCGGCGGACGTCGGCCGGCAGGCCGGTGTGCTGCCGGACGCGGTCGTGCGTCGCGCGGCGGGACAGGGCTGGGCCTGGGTGGACCCCGCGACCGGTCACCTGCACGGGCGCGTGATCGCCCCGGACGACGGGAGCTGCCGCGTGGTCGCACCCGCCTCGCTCGACGACGACGGCGCGGTGCCGCCCGTCGTCGCGGTGTGCGCCGCGGCCGACGGCGCCCTCACGGCGAGCGCGAGCCGCGACGGCGCCCCGCTGTGGACGAGCGACGCCTCCGCGCCCGGCGACTGGACCGTGCGCATCGACGGCGGACGGGTGATCGCCGACGGCACCCAGTCCGAGACCGGCACCGGGGGGGAGATCGTGGCCACCGAGCACGACGCCGCGTGGAGCGAGCCCGGCGGTGAGACGGTCGCCGAGGCCGGCCCGTACCGCGCCCAGGTCGGCGTGGACGGCATGGACGTCGCCCGGGTGACCGCGGCGGGCCAGGCGATCGCGCACGACATCGCGACGGGCGAGACCGTCTGGGCCGAGCCCGTCTCGGAGCAGGGTGGCCCGCTGCGTGGTGCGCTCGGCGCGCGCACGGCGGTCCTGCTCGACACCGAGGCGCGCACCGACGCCCTCGACCCCCGCGCGGCGACCCGCCTGCGGGTCATCGACTCCGCGACCGGCGAGGTCACGGTCGACGGCTGGTCCCCGCACCCCGTGCAGGACGTGCGACCGGTCTCGGCCGGCCGCGCGCTCGTGCTCGTCGACGACCGCATGCTGCTCGTCGGGGTGTGA
- a CDS encoding acyltransferase family protein, with product MTDSPAPPRGRRRGSPLSRRDEQLRGHRVAPGRHHRHRADTGTVPLSTAEPSSATAQVAEADVAPVDSGRQKKGPGSYRPELQGLRAVAILMVVCYHIWFGRVSGGVDIFLLISAFLLTGSFARKLERGAPLQVPRYWLHAFKRLVPPGALVILGTLGASLLVLPATRWVDLLSDSVASLIYGENWLLASRSVDYYAADHSTASPLQHYWSLSIQGQVFFLWPLLFLLAALLIRRFRLPVRATLLTLFGAITVVSFAWSVHLTATDQAYAYFDTRSRLWEFSLGSVLALVLPLLEQRIGYRQSRDPRSERGRHVRALLGWAGLALILSCGWVVDVQGAFPGWIALWPLLAACLVIAAGPTGTGWGADRLLSSRPLQWLGDISYALYLVHWPLLILTLVAFGSTGLDVWQGALLVATSVLLAWALTRFVDSPIRYSPRLEARWWRSALVIVTSCAVVLAAVGTVRYSLDARTRAIEADAARNNPGARSLTADYVDEADADASPLPDLAMLPDDWYSTGGPCRGALAPDSADGPVSGICAQEGNGRGRVVAIVGDSRDQQAAPALASLALREGWTVVTLFSGGCVYSTGPDAAPWCSDHNAFVTDYLLRTQPDLVVTSATWISPDFHEIATPGHAELARTIMDHGISVLGERAIPRLDGSPVECLEDGRSDASSCTFDVHEEYAQDAPWPQPAPTGEEAARYYTADLSEDICPDRACVPEIGNVYVWIDAAHISTTYSRTLSGALDEQLGAQGFTWG from the coding sequence ATGACCGACAGCCCGGCCCCTCCTCGCGGACGCCGCCGCGGCTCCCCGCTCTCGAGACGGGATGAGCAGCTCCGCGGCCACCGCGTCGCACCGGGGCGCCACCACCGCCATCGTGCCGACACGGGCACCGTGCCGCTGTCGACGGCCGAGCCGTCCTCGGCGACGGCGCAGGTCGCGGAGGCGGACGTCGCCCCCGTCGACAGCGGCCGGCAGAAGAAGGGCCCCGGCTCCTATCGACCCGAGCTCCAAGGGCTCCGCGCCGTCGCGATCCTCATGGTCGTCTGCTACCACATCTGGTTCGGCCGGGTCTCGGGCGGCGTCGACATCTTCCTCCTGATCAGCGCCTTCCTGCTGACCGGCTCCTTCGCCCGCAAGCTCGAGAGGGGCGCTCCCCTCCAGGTGCCGCGGTACTGGCTGCACGCCTTCAAGCGGCTCGTGCCTCCCGGTGCCCTCGTGATCCTCGGGACGCTCGGCGCGAGCCTCCTCGTGCTGCCCGCCACCCGCTGGGTGGACCTGCTGTCGGACTCCGTGGCCTCCCTGATCTACGGGGAGAACTGGCTGCTCGCCTCGCGCAGCGTCGACTACTACGCGGCCGACCACTCGACCGCGAGCCCTCTCCAGCACTACTGGTCGCTCTCGATCCAGGGGCAGGTCTTCTTCCTGTGGCCGCTGCTCTTCCTCCTGGCGGCGCTGCTCATCCGGCGCTTCCGCCTGCCCGTGCGCGCCACCCTGCTGACCCTGTTCGGGGCGATCACCGTCGTCTCCTTCGCATGGTCGGTCCACCTGACCGCGACGGACCAGGCCTACGCCTACTTCGACACCCGGTCCCGGCTGTGGGAGTTCTCCCTCGGCTCCGTGCTCGCGCTGGTCCTCCCGCTGCTCGAGCAGCGCATCGGCTACCGGCAGAGCCGCGATCCTCGCTCGGAGCGAGGCCGTCACGTGCGGGCGCTCCTGGGATGGGCGGGTCTCGCGCTGATCCTGTCGTGCGGGTGGGTGGTCGACGTCCAGGGCGCCTTCCCCGGCTGGATCGCGCTGTGGCCGCTGCTGGCCGCGTGCCTCGTGATCGCCGCCGGGCCGACGGGGACTGGCTGGGGGGCGGACCGGCTGCTCTCGAGCCGTCCGCTGCAATGGCTCGGCGACATCTCCTATGCCCTGTACCTGGTGCACTGGCCGCTGCTCATCCTGACCCTCGTGGCCTTCGGGTCCACCGGGCTCGACGTATGGCAGGGCGCCCTGCTGGTGGCGACCTCCGTCCTCCTGGCCTGGGCCCTCACCCGCTTCGTGGACTCCCCCATCCGCTACTCGCCCCGGCTCGAGGCGCGCTGGTGGCGCAGCGCCCTGGTGATCGTGACCTCGTGCGCCGTCGTCCTCGCCGCGGTCGGGACGGTCCGGTACTCGCTCGACGCACGGACGCGCGCGATCGAGGCCGACGCGGCCCGCAACAACCCGGGCGCGCGTTCCCTCACCGCGGACTACGTGGACGAGGCCGACGCAGACGCGAGCCCCCTGCCGGACCTCGCGATGCTGCCCGACGACTGGTACTCCACCGGCGGACCCTGCCGGGGCGCCCTGGCCCCCGACAGCGCCGACGGTCCTGTCTCCGGCATCTGCGCCCAGGAGGGGAACGGACGCGGCCGGGTCGTGGCCATCGTGGGCGACTCCCGGGACCAGCAGGCGGCGCCGGCGCTCGCGAGCCTCGCCCTCCGCGAGGGGTGGACCGTGGTCACCCTGTTCAGCGGCGGCTGCGTCTACTCGACGGGACCGGACGCGGCGCCGTGGTGCAGCGACCACAACGCCTTCGTCACCGACTACCTGCTGAGGACGCAGCCCGATCTCGTGGTGACGAGCGCGACCTGGATCTCGCCGGACTTCCACGAGATCGCCACCCCCGGCCACGCGGAGCTCGCGCGCACCATCATGGACCACGGCATCTCCGTGCTCGGGGAACGGGCGATCCCCCGTCTGGACGGCAGTCCCGTGGAGTGCCTCGAGGACGGTCGGAGCGACGCCTCCTCCTGCACGTTCGACGTGCACGAGGAGTATGCACAGGACGCGCCGTGGCCCCAGCCGGCCCCGACCGGCGAGGAGGCGGCCCGCTACTACACCGCCGACCTGAGCGAGGACATCTGCCCCGATCGGGCCTGCGTGCCCGAGATCGGCAACGTGTACGTGTGGATTGACGCCGCGCACATCTCGACGACCTACTCCCGGACCCTCTCGGGCGCGCTCGACGAGCAGCTCGGGGCGCAGGGCTTCACGTGGGGATGA
- the tgt gene encoding tRNA guanosine(34) transglycosylase Tgt, whose protein sequence is MSDPTPAPRAAASPGAAVPAAAPADTGFEITARTGARARAGRITTPHGTIATPAFVPVGTKATVKAVLPESMAELGAQAILANAYHLYLQPGHELVDDAGGLGAFMNWPGPTYTDSGGFQVMSLGAGFKKVLSSEFSGGEKARTASGEDDDVAEGKERLAHVDDDGVTFRSFINGDVHRFTPEISMQIQHSLGADIMFAFDELTTLMNSRSYQERALERTRLWAQRCLVEHARLTAARTHRPYQQLWGVIQGAQYEDLRRTAARDLGTMDKDGQRFDGFGIGGALEKENLGTIVGWVTDELPEDRPRHLLGISEVDDLFVAVAAGADTFDCVSPSRVARNSAVYTRTGRVNLTGSRYRRLFAPIDETCDCYTCTHYTAAYIHHLFRAKEMLSSTLCTIHNERFVVRLVDEIRAAIAAGEFDALREERTGAYYGEPR, encoded by the coding sequence GTGTCAGACCCCACCCCCGCGCCCCGTGCCGCCGCCTCTCCCGGGGCCGCCGTCCCCGCCGCCGCCCCTGCCGACACGGGTTTCGAGATCACGGCGCGGACCGGTGCCAGGGCCCGGGCGGGCCGGATCACGACGCCGCACGGCACGATCGCGACCCCGGCCTTCGTGCCCGTCGGCACCAAGGCCACCGTCAAGGCCGTGCTGCCCGAGTCGATGGCCGAGCTCGGCGCCCAGGCGATCCTCGCCAACGCCTACCACCTGTATCTCCAGCCCGGGCATGAGCTCGTCGACGACGCGGGCGGCCTCGGCGCGTTCATGAACTGGCCCGGCCCCACGTACACCGACTCCGGCGGCTTCCAGGTGATGAGCCTCGGCGCCGGCTTCAAGAAGGTGCTCTCGAGCGAGTTCTCCGGGGGCGAGAAGGCCCGCACCGCGTCCGGCGAGGACGACGACGTGGCCGAGGGCAAGGAGCGCCTGGCCCACGTCGACGACGACGGCGTCACCTTCCGCTCGTTCATCAACGGCGACGTCCACCGCTTCACCCCCGAGATCTCGATGCAGATCCAGCACTCCCTGGGCGCCGACATCATGTTCGCCTTCGACGAGCTGACCACGCTCATGAACTCCCGCTCCTACCAGGAGCGGGCCCTCGAGCGCACCCGGCTGTGGGCCCAGCGCTGCCTCGTCGAGCACGCGCGGCTCACCGCGGCGCGCACGCACCGCCCCTACCAGCAGCTGTGGGGGGTGATCCAGGGCGCCCAGTACGAGGACCTGCGCCGCACCGCCGCCCGCGATCTCGGCACGATGGACAAGGACGGCCAGCGCTTCGACGGCTTCGGCATCGGCGGGGCGCTCGAGAAGGAGAACCTCGGGACGATCGTCGGCTGGGTCACCGACGAGCTGCCCGAGGACCGCCCCCGCCACCTGCTCGGCATCAGCGAGGTCGACGACCTGTTCGTCGCCGTCGCCGCGGGCGCCGACACCTTCGACTGCGTCTCTCCCTCGCGCGTGGCCCGCAACAGCGCCGTCTACACGCGCACGGGACGGGTGAACCTCACCGGCTCGCGCTATCGCCGCCTCTTCGCGCCGATCGACGAGACGTGCGACTGCTACACGTGCACCCACTACACCGCGGCCTACATCCACCACCTGTTCCGCGCCAAGGAGATGCTGTCCTCGACGCTGTGCACGATCCACAACGAGCGCTTCGTGGTGCGCCTCGTCGACGAGATCCGTGCGGCGATCGCGGCGGGGGAGTTCGACGCGCTGCGCGAGGAGCGCACGGGCGCCTACTACGGCGAGCCCCGCTGA
- a CDS encoding glycosyltransferase — protein sequence MTLEAAVRSALPQTRALVVVDDGSRGEDALAVLRRVADLGATVVRQESNRGIGAALNAGVAELCTDDAVDGVLTLDQDSALPVGFVDALVAAAHAAHVDGVAVGMVGPGAVAGMRRRESTDERAYAIGGEPIQSGLLIPRHVLEELGGFREDLFIDGVDSDFYLRARRHGYQCVVAPGATLEHRLGRGHRVAVAGRSVELTVASDFRYYYQVRNLIHVVREHGRADPRWSLGAVGRELRHLAIVTAAVPGRAARLEEARRGLADGLRGRTGRRPEGPAAPPAASPSEDGPRPSVSVCMAAWNGADYIAEQISSILEQLRPDDELVVVDDASGDDTAAVVAAIADPRLRLIRHEANAGYVRTFEDALRAARGELLLLADQDDVWLPGRLDAMAADLRSAGVVATNLTTLGGPASIRGPFGQPDWHLRASASTHRRRNVAGILAGNMPYYGCAMGIRRDVLESAVLPFPAFLDESHDLWIALVGNLGGQMLHDERRTVARRYHESNASPNRPRGVLPALRSRALLLRCIAEIVRHRR from the coding sequence GTGACCCTGGAAGCGGCCGTCCGGAGCGCCCTCCCCCAGACCCGCGCCCTCGTGGTCGTCGACGACGGCTCGCGCGGCGAGGACGCGCTCGCCGTGCTGCGCCGCGTCGCCGATCTGGGTGCGACCGTGGTCCGCCAGGAGAGCAACCGGGGGATCGGGGCCGCGCTGAACGCGGGGGTCGCCGAGCTCTGCACGGACGACGCCGTCGACGGGGTGCTCACGCTCGACCAGGACTCCGCCCTCCCCGTCGGCTTCGTCGACGCGCTGGTCGCCGCGGCGCACGCCGCGCACGTCGACGGCGTCGCGGTCGGCATGGTCGGTCCCGGCGCCGTCGCCGGCATGCGTCGCCGGGAGTCGACGGACGAGCGGGCGTACGCGATCGGCGGCGAGCCGATCCAGTCCGGGCTGCTGATCCCGCGGCACGTGCTCGAGGAGCTGGGCGGCTTCCGGGAGGACCTGTTCATCGACGGCGTCGACTCCGACTTCTATCTCCGGGCGAGGCGGCACGGCTACCAGTGCGTCGTCGCCCCGGGCGCCACGCTCGAGCACCGGCTCGGCCGCGGTCATCGCGTCGCCGTCGCGGGCCGCTCCGTCGAGCTGACGGTCGCGAGCGACTTCCGCTACTACTACCAGGTGCGCAACCTGATCCATGTGGTGCGCGAGCACGGGCGGGCCGACCCGCGATGGTCCCTCGGGGCGGTCGGACGGGAGCTCCGACACCTCGCGATCGTCACCGCCGCCGTGCCGGGCCGGGCCGCTCGGCTCGAGGAGGCGCGGCGAGGACTCGCCGACGGGCTGCGGGGGCGCACGGGACGACGCCCCGAGGGACCTGCCGCGCCACCCGCCGCAAGCCCCTCCGAGGACGGGCCGCGCCCCTCGGTGAGCGTCTGCATGGCCGCCTGGAACGGCGCCGACTACATCGCCGAGCAGATCTCGTCGATCCTCGAGCAGCTCCGGCCCGACGACGAGCTCGTGGTCGTCGACGACGCCTCGGGCGACGACACGGCGGCCGTCGTCGCCGCGATCGCCGACCCGCGCCTCCGCCTGATCCGCCATGAGGCCAACGCGGGGTACGTGCGCACCTTCGAGGACGCCCTGCGGGCCGCGCGAGGCGAGCTCCTCCTGCTCGCGGACCAGGACGACGTGTGGCTTCCGGGCCGGCTGGACGCGATGGCGGCGGACCTGCGCTCGGCGGGCGTCGTCGCGACGAACCTGACCACCCTGGGCGGCCCGGCCTCCATCCGGGGCCCCTTCGGGCAGCCGGACTGGCATCTGCGGGCGAGCGCCTCGACCCACCGGCGCCGCAACGTCGCGGGCATCCTGGCGGGCAACATGCCCTACTACGGCTGCGCGATGGGGATCCGGCGCGACGTGCTGGAGTCGGCCGTGCTGCCGTTCCCCGCCTTCCTCGACGAGTCGCACGACCTCTGGATCGCGCTCGTGGGGAACCTGGGCGGCCAGATGCTCCACGACGAGCGGCGCACGGTGGCCCGGCGCTACCACGAGTCCAACGCCTCGCCGAACCGGCCCCGCGGCGTCCTGCCCGCTCTGCGGTCCCGCGCCCTCCTGCTGCGGTGCATCGCCGAGATCGTGCGTCACCGCCGCTGA